A genomic segment from Streptomyces antibioticus encodes:
- a CDS encoding erythromycin esterase family protein: MHANTPAATVDVVRELIGDARVVALGEGAHNIMEFHGLRDRLFRFLVRELGFTGLVLESGFPEGLSVDRWIHGGPGDVETIAREGITYGFGACEPVHRQLRWMRRHNTRSARQVAFHGMDLPGSSTSPGPAVRACLDRLPPSPGDGELLRLSDLGGRSEAAVRYAAMPDAQRARLTRGLEELERRALRFRDERGADDENARIASWCAASLRAFVAEAAVASDPCTEPGEPYPREVFMARSVEQVLHRERRVVVSAHNAHVRRSPLHGRPTLGGLLADTLGSDLAVIGTTYGSGPEVGFTQRSPRPFDCDVSLGSRILTPHCVETRLESLGLPVAVVDTRRAPAGFFDGVEGTLAAGGLDPVDDFPAAYDALIHFRRVTRVPGAFERLRAETEAASAQALGTGADASARPVQPVRPRDPDARPEDIDHPESP, translated from the coding sequence ATGCACGCGAACACGCCTGCCGCGACCGTCGATGTGGTGCGTGAACTGATCGGTGACGCCCGCGTGGTGGCGCTCGGCGAGGGCGCGCACAACATCATGGAGTTCCATGGCCTGAGGGACCGTCTCTTCCGCTTCCTCGTAAGGGAGTTGGGGTTCACCGGCCTGGTCCTGGAGTCCGGCTTTCCCGAGGGGCTGTCGGTCGACCGGTGGATCCACGGCGGCCCGGGAGACGTCGAGACGATCGCCCGCGAGGGCATCACCTACGGGTTCGGCGCGTGCGAGCCGGTGCACCGGCAACTGCGCTGGATGCGCCGGCACAACACACGGTCCGCACGGCAGGTCGCCTTCCACGGAATGGACCTGCCCGGGTCGTCCACCTCCCCCGGACCCGCCGTCCGCGCCTGCCTCGACCGGCTTCCGCCCTCCCCCGGTGACGGCGAGCTGCTGCGGCTGAGCGATCTCGGCGGGCGCTCGGAGGCCGCCGTGCGGTACGCGGCGATGCCCGATGCCCAACGGGCGCGGCTCACAAGGGGACTTGAGGAACTGGAGCGGCGGGCGCTGCGATTCCGTGACGAGCGCGGGGCGGACGACGAGAACGCGCGGATCGCCTCGTGGTGCGCCGCCTCGCTGCGGGCCTTCGTCGCGGAGGCCGCGGTCGCCTCCGACCCATGCACCGAGCCCGGGGAGCCGTATCCGCGGGAGGTGTTCATGGCGCGGAGCGTGGAGCAGGTGCTCCACAGGGAGCGGCGTGTCGTGGTCAGCGCGCACAACGCGCACGTCCGCCGCTCCCCCTTGCACGGCCGGCCCACCCTGGGCGGTCTGCTGGCCGACACCCTGGGCTCCGACCTGGCCGTCATCGGGACCACCTACGGGTCCGGTCCCGAGGTCGGCTTCACCCAGCGCTCCCCGCGTCCGTTCGACTGCGACGTCTCCCTCGGCTCGCGGATCCTGACGCCGCACTGCGTGGAGACGCGGCTGGAGAGTCTCGGCCTCCCCGTCGCCGTCGTGGACACACGCCGCGCCCCGGCCGGCTTCTTCGACGGCGTCGAAGGCACCCTCGCCGCCGGGGGCCTCGACCCGGTCGACGACTTCCCCGCCGCCTACGACGCGCTGATCCACTTCCGGCGCGTCACCCGGGTCCCGGGGGCGTTCGAGCGGCTCCGCGCGGAGACCGAGGCGGCCTCGGCCCAAGCCCTCGGCACCGGCGCGGACGCGTCCGCCCGGCCCGTGCAGCCCGTACGTCCCCGCGACCCCGACGCCCGCCCCGAGGACATCGATCATCCGGAGTCACCGTGA
- a CDS encoding M20 family metallopeptidase has product MIADVQRLVRCESPSEDLAAVARSADAVAEMGAARLGAEAERIVIDGRTHLRWRFGETSRVLLLGHHDTVWPIGSLDSHPCEVRDGVLRGPGCFDMKAGLVMAFHALAALTPSTDRPHPLDGVTLLITGDEEPGSPSSRELIESEARRNDAVLVLEAAGPDGALKTERKGVSRYEVRIRGRAAHSGLEPERGVNATIEAAQQILSVAQLGDPTRGTTVTPTRTEAGTTTNTVPGSARFDVDVRVRDTAEQQRVDTAMRNLRAGLDGAVVEVRGGPNRPPLQAVASQELFARAQRMARDLGIGPLRQVAVGGASDGNLTAGVGTPTLDGLGAVGGGAHADDEHVIMAELPRRTRLLTALVADLLAAPDRCAPGRNGARLPVPADQMCGGRD; this is encoded by the coding sequence ATGATCGCCGATGTCCAACGGCTCGTGCGCTGCGAGTCCCCCTCGGAGGATCTCGCCGCGGTCGCCCGTAGCGCCGACGCGGTCGCCGAGATGGGCGCGGCCCGCCTCGGAGCCGAGGCGGAGCGCATTGTCATCGACGGCCGTACGCATCTGCGCTGGCGCTTCGGCGAGACCTCGCGCGTGCTGCTGCTGGGGCACCACGACACGGTGTGGCCGATCGGATCGCTGGACAGCCACCCGTGCGAGGTCCGCGACGGCGTACTGCGAGGTCCGGGCTGCTTCGACATGAAGGCCGGTCTGGTGATGGCCTTCCACGCCCTCGCCGCCCTGACCCCGTCGACCGACCGCCCACACCCCCTGGACGGCGTGACACTCCTGATCACCGGGGACGAAGAGCCCGGTTCCCCCTCCTCCCGGGAACTCATCGAGAGCGAGGCACGCCGGAACGACGCCGTTCTCGTGCTGGAGGCGGCCGGCCCCGACGGTGCTCTGAAGACCGAGCGCAAGGGAGTGTCTCGCTACGAGGTGCGCATACGCGGACGGGCCGCCCACTCCGGTCTGGAGCCGGAACGAGGGGTGAACGCGACGATCGAGGCCGCTCAACAGATCCTGTCCGTGGCCCAGTTGGGCGATCCGACGCGGGGCACGACCGTCACGCCGACCCGCACGGAGGCGGGCACGACGACCAACACCGTCCCCGGCTCGGCGCGGTTCGACGTCGATGTGCGGGTACGGGACACGGCCGAACAGCAGCGGGTCGACACCGCGATGCGGAACCTGCGGGCAGGGCTGGACGGGGCCGTCGTAGAGGTCAGAGGCGGCCCGAACCGGCCGCCGCTGCAAGCCGTCGCGTCGCAGGAGCTGTTCGCGCGGGCACAGCGCATGGCGCGGGATCTCGGGATCGGCCCGCTCCGCCAAGTGGCCGTGGGCGGAGCCTCCGACGGCAACCTGACCGCGGGCGTGGGCACCCCCACCCTCGACGGGCTGGGGGCGGTCGGCGGAGGCGCTCACGCCGACGACGAGCACGTGATCATGGCCGAACTCCCGCGCCGGACACGGTTGCTGACGGCGTTGGTCGCCGACCTGCTGGCCGCGCCGGACCGTTGTGCGCCCGGACGAAACGGCGCCCGACTTCCGGTGCCCGCGGACCAGATGTGCGGCGGAAGGGACTGA
- a CDS encoding GNAT family N-acetyltransferase: MTDLLSDRKSERDSERDHDGGRTAPPRVAAAHSTARAAALAAGVTVDSLDSVGQLEDVRRLYERVWRTGEHSPPVTADLLRAMATAGSYVSGAFDGDQLVGSCFGFFYPPERQALHSHIAGVLPQARRRNIGFALKLHQRAWAMARGVHEICWTYDPLIRRNAYFNIAKLAAGPAAYLPDFYGPIDDGINRSDDSDRILVRWRLDSHEVESACAGAPRLIDAEAARADGATVALHASATGAPLATPVGSGARTALVAVPEDIEALREKDPACAALWRKAVREVLGGLLDHGARVRGFDRAGWYVVDLEAPTPAPAAARQARRDDSHRYETLPGDTPQETA; the protein is encoded by the coding sequence GTGACTGATCTTCTCAGCGATCGCAAGAGCGAGCGCGACAGCGAGCGCGACCATGACGGTGGCCGCACGGCCCCTCCTCGCGTCGCCGCCGCCCACTCCACCGCCCGAGCCGCCGCACTGGCCGCAGGCGTCACCGTCGACTCCCTGGACTCCGTCGGCCAACTCGAGGACGTCCGGCGTCTGTACGAGCGCGTCTGGCGCACCGGCGAGCACAGCCCCCCGGTGACGGCGGACCTGCTGCGTGCGATGGCGACGGCCGGCAGCTACGTCAGCGGTGCCTTCGACGGCGATCAACTCGTCGGATCCTGCTTCGGCTTCTTCTATCCTCCGGAGCGGCAGGCGCTGCACAGCCACATCGCGGGGGTGCTCCCGCAGGCGCGACGACGGAACATCGGCTTCGCCCTGAAACTGCACCAGCGGGCCTGGGCGATGGCGCGCGGTGTCCACGAGATCTGCTGGACCTACGACCCGCTGATCCGCCGCAACGCCTACTTCAACATCGCGAAACTGGCCGCCGGACCGGCCGCGTATCTCCCGGACTTCTACGGTCCGATCGACGACGGCATCAACCGCAGCGACGACAGCGACCGGATCCTGGTGCGCTGGCGCCTGGATTCGCACGAGGTCGAGTCCGCCTGCGCGGGCGCCCCGAGACTGATCGACGCGGAGGCCGCCCGCGCGGACGGCGCGACCGTGGCACTCCACGCCTCCGCCACCGGCGCGCCGCTGGCCACCCCTGTCGGGAGCGGCGCCCGCACCGCGCTGGTGGCCGTACCGGAGGACATCGAGGCCCTGCGGGAGAAGGACCCGGCGTGCGCCGCGCTCTGGCGCAAGGCCGTACGCGAGGTGCTCGGCGGGCTGCTCGACCACGGCGCCCGGGTGCGCGGCTTCGACCGCGCGGGCTGGTACGTCGTAGACCTCGAAGCGCCCACGCCGGCCCCGGCCGCCGCGCGGCAGGCACGACGCGACGACAGTCACCGGTACGAAACCCTTCCCGGCGACACACCGCAGGAGACAGCGTGA
- a CDS encoding PucR family transcriptional regulator, translated as MTSLPRASLGRVLEELGTTLLGVVCGSDDRAGDIGGVVIHDPLDAPELPENALVLGVGLHDPADIARVVTELGRSHATALVVRAPVEPDEELRAAARTSGVTVLSFARGASWTHLAGMLRTLTAAHADPYDTDASAPGRTGSGDLFAVANAVAALLNAPVTIEDRNSRLLAFSGRQEDVDPSRVQTILGRQVPEHYTRILEERGVFQEIYRSDRPVFVAALPDPDDDTVQPELPRAAIAVRAGDEILGTIWVVVHEPLGKERDEALYEASKLVAMHMVWQRADADRERRLRAELVATALESGPGSPEAIRRLGLKNEPMAVLALTVVDTSTQHRLPARLATERKRITDAFAMHLSAVHPRATAVLIGDIAYGILPLLTQNRQDAEERAATIATEFLARVGSRLRPLIGVGPLAADSSALARSRSGAERALRVLRSGNAAQQVARLDDVHVEALLLELADLVPRGDIPSGAVARIVAYDATHQANLVDTLRSWLDAFGDVAVAAAAMFVHPNTFRYRLRRAAEVGRIDLGDPDARLSAMLQLRLMALRDAADAD; from the coding sequence ATGACCAGCCTCCCCCGAGCGAGCCTCGGACGAGTCCTGGAAGAACTCGGCACCACACTCCTCGGCGTGGTGTGCGGCTCCGACGACCGGGCCGGCGACATCGGCGGGGTCGTCATCCACGACCCGCTCGACGCACCGGAACTGCCCGAGAACGCCCTGGTCCTCGGCGTGGGTCTGCACGATCCCGCCGACATCGCGCGGGTCGTCACCGAACTGGGCCGGTCCCACGCCACCGCACTGGTGGTACGCGCCCCCGTCGAACCGGACGAAGAGCTGCGCGCCGCGGCCCGTACGTCCGGCGTGACCGTCCTGTCCTTCGCCCGCGGCGCGTCCTGGACGCACCTGGCGGGAATGCTCCGGACGCTGACGGCCGCCCACGCCGACCCGTACGACACCGACGCCTCCGCGCCCGGCCGGACCGGCTCCGGCGACCTCTTCGCCGTCGCCAACGCCGTCGCCGCGCTGCTGAACGCCCCCGTCACCATCGAGGACCGCAACTCGCGCCTGCTGGCCTTCTCCGGCCGGCAGGAGGACGTCGACCCCTCGAGGGTCCAGACGATCCTGGGCCGGCAGGTTCCCGAGCACTACACCCGCATCCTGGAGGAACGCGGGGTGTTCCAGGAGATCTACCGCAGCGACCGGCCCGTCTTCGTGGCCGCTCTGCCCGACCCCGACGACGACACGGTGCAGCCCGAGCTGCCCCGGGCGGCGATCGCGGTCCGTGCCGGGGACGAGATTCTCGGCACGATCTGGGTGGTGGTCCACGAGCCCCTCGGAAAGGAACGCGACGAAGCCCTCTACGAGGCGTCCAAGCTCGTCGCCATGCACATGGTGTGGCAGCGCGCCGACGCCGACCGGGAGCGACGCCTCCGGGCGGAGCTGGTGGCCACCGCCCTCGAAAGCGGCCCGGGATCACCCGAGGCGATCCGCCGCCTCGGCCTGAAGAACGAACCCATGGCCGTCCTCGCGCTCACCGTCGTCGACACCTCGACCCAGCACCGGCTGCCCGCCCGGCTCGCCACCGAACGCAAACGGATCACCGACGCCTTTGCGATGCACCTGTCCGCCGTCCACCCGCGCGCCACGGCCGTACTGATCGGTGACATCGCCTACGGAATCCTGCCGCTGCTCACCCAGAACCGGCAGGACGCCGAGGAACGCGCGGCCACCATCGCCACCGAGTTCCTCGCCCGCGTCGGCTCCCGCCTGCGTCCGCTGATCGGGGTGGGTCCGCTGGCCGCGGACAGCTCGGCGCTGGCGAGATCACGCTCCGGCGCCGAACGCGCCCTGCGCGTCCTGCGCTCCGGCAACGCGGCCCAGCAGGTGGCCCGCCTGGACGACGTCCATGTCGAGGCGCTGCTGCTCGAACTCGCCGACCTCGTGCCCCGCGGCGACATCCCCAGCGGCGCCGTCGCGCGGATCGTCGCCTACGACGCGACGCACCAGGCCAACCTGGTCGACACCCTGCGGAGCTGGCTCGACGCCTTCGGGGACGTCGCCGTGGCGGCCGCGGCGATGTTCGTGCACCCCAACACGTTCCGCTACCGGCTGCGGCGCGCCGCCGAGGTCGGCCGCATCGACCTCGGCGACCCGGACGCCCGCCTGTCGGCCATGCTCCAGCTACGCCTGATGGCCCTCCGGGACGCCGCCGACGCCGACTGA
- the menC gene encoding o-succinylbenzoate synthase, translated as MKITGVELRTLEMPLVSPFRTSFGTESVREALLLRVVTDESEGWGECCAGTAPLYSSEYTHAAADVLSRFLVPALANVPDLDAHRVAPALAAFKGHRTAKAALETAVLDAGLRARGVALGQALGAVRDTVPCGVSVGITESIPALLDEIAGYLEAGYLRIKLKIEHGWDVEPVRAVRERFGDIPLQADANSAYGRGDARHLARLDPFDLLMLEQPLAQDDLLGHAELATRIATPICLDESIVSARAAADALALGACRVVNIKPGRVGGYLEARRIHDVCAAHGVPVWCGGMLETGLGRAANVALAALPGFRFPGDTSASDRYYRTDITPPFRLADGHLAVPDGPGLGVTPIPAVLDAVTTRTTWIPVSAP; from the coding sequence GTGAAGATCACCGGAGTCGAACTCCGCACCCTCGAGATGCCCCTCGTCTCCCCGTTCCGGACGTCGTTCGGCACCGAGTCCGTACGCGAGGCGCTCCTGCTGCGGGTCGTCACCGACGAGTCGGAGGGGTGGGGCGAGTGCTGCGCGGGCACCGCGCCCCTGTACTCCTCCGAATACACCCACGCGGCGGCAGACGTTCTGAGCCGTTTCCTCGTCCCGGCCCTCGCGAACGTCCCTGACCTGGACGCGCACCGCGTCGCCCCGGCGCTGGCCGCGTTCAAGGGGCACCGTACGGCCAAGGCCGCGCTGGAGACGGCCGTCCTGGACGCCGGGCTCCGCGCCCGCGGCGTCGCCCTCGGGCAGGCACTCGGAGCCGTACGCGACACCGTCCCGTGCGGTGTGTCGGTGGGGATCACGGAGTCGATCCCCGCCCTGCTCGACGAGATCGCCGGATATCTGGAGGCCGGCTATCTGCGCATCAAGCTGAAGATCGAGCACGGCTGGGACGTCGAGCCGGTCCGTGCCGTCCGCGAGCGCTTCGGCGACATCCCGCTCCAGGCGGACGCCAACAGCGCGTACGGCCGGGGCGACGCCCGGCATCTGGCGCGGCTCGATCCGTTCGACCTCCTCATGCTGGAGCAGCCGCTCGCACAGGACGATCTGCTCGGGCACGCGGAACTCGCCACCCGGATCGCCACGCCGATCTGCCTGGACGAGTCGATCGTCTCCGCCCGTGCCGCCGCCGACGCGCTCGCGCTCGGCGCCTGCCGGGTGGTGAACATCAAGCCGGGCCGGGTGGGCGGATACCTGGAGGCGCGCCGGATCCACGACGTCTGCGCGGCGCACGGCGTTCCGGTGTGGTGCGGCGGCATGCTGGAGACCGGGTTGGGCCGGGCCGCGAACGTCGCGCTCGCCGCGCTGCCGGGGTTCAGGTTCCCGGGCGACACATCGGCCTCCGACCGCTACTACCGGACCGACATCACGCCGCCGTTCCGGCTCGCCGACGGGCATCTGGCGGTGCCGGACGGGCCCGGGCTCGGCGTCACTCCGATCCCGGCGGTGCTGGACGCGGTGACGACCAGGACGACGTGGATTCCGGTTTCCGCCCCGTAG
- a CDS encoding ABC transporter substrate-binding protein produces MTHVFGTPRGRALAALPAVLTLLATAACTGGGGGRAQDVQGSYGTLPKESGKPKDGGTATIALTPGLSPNYIYPYPPASANGTVIARGLMWRSLYRPSGEGDQITDSALSLADAPVYSADRRTVTIKMKDYTWSNGRPVTADDVVFSLALLKAALKESPANWSFYTPDQFPDGVTARATAADTLTLTLETAYNESYLLSMLTLLYVMPSEEWNIARTGGPHLDYTEPKNAKAIYAYLTEQSESQSTFASNPLWQVVNGPYRLKSFDPTTGSYSLAPNASYSGPGEARLDQVDFKSFTSGAAVLNQFKAGSLTVGTLDSSFITQIDALKRKGYHVYGAPAPARFDPLVLNFENTSGNFDKIIAQPYVRQALQHLIDQQGYIKSRGVHNGAASPNYSTGGSGSPYPPRFGDKAPYPYDPAAARKLLTDNGWTVTPGGSTVCEHPGTGAGECGAGIPRGQTIDFTLASANTPAYVGARDTAFASEAKKLGIKITIVTKSLNYLYTNYGNSFAPANKDKWATEDYGPLYLAAGYPSSNTVFNSDGSFNLGGYRNTEADRLINASTFGADPKVLSDEVTLLSKDLPVLFFPTPHTLVVWKKSLSGPPSSFNALLSFLYTPELWSFRD; encoded by the coding sequence ATGACGCATGTCTTCGGTACGCCGCGCGGGCGCGCTCTCGCCGCGCTCCCCGCCGTCCTCACCCTGCTCGCCACCGCCGCCTGCACCGGCGGAGGCGGGGGCCGGGCCCAGGACGTCCAGGGCAGCTACGGCACGCTTCCGAAGGAGTCGGGGAAGCCCAAGGACGGCGGGACGGCCACCATCGCGCTCACCCCCGGGCTCAGCCCCAACTACATCTACCCCTACCCTCCCGCCTCGGCGAACGGGACGGTCATCGCCCGTGGACTGATGTGGCGTTCCCTCTACCGTCCGAGCGGAGAGGGCGACCAGATCACGGACAGCGCGCTGAGCCTGGCCGACGCGCCCGTCTACAGCGCCGACCGCAGGACCGTGACCATCAAGATGAAGGACTACACCTGGTCCAACGGCAGACCGGTCACCGCCGACGACGTCGTCTTCTCCCTCGCCCTGCTCAAGGCGGCGCTCAAGGAGAGCCCGGCCAACTGGAGTTTCTACACCCCGGACCAGTTCCCGGACGGAGTCACCGCACGGGCCACCGCCGCGGACACCCTCACGCTCACCCTCGAGACCGCCTACAACGAGTCGTATCTCCTGTCGATGCTGACGCTCCTCTACGTGATGCCGTCCGAGGAGTGGAACATCGCCCGCACCGGCGGCCCGCACCTCGACTACACCGAGCCGAAGAACGCCAAGGCGATCTACGCCTACCTCACCGAACAGTCCGAGTCGCAGTCGACGTTCGCCTCCAACCCGTTGTGGCAGGTGGTCAACGGCCCCTACCGGCTGAAGAGTTTCGACCCGACGACCGGGTCGTACTCCTTGGCGCCGAACGCGTCCTACAGCGGGCCGGGCGAAGCGCGACTCGACCAGGTCGACTTCAAGTCGTTCACGTCCGGCGCGGCCGTGCTCAACCAGTTCAAGGCCGGCAGCCTGACGGTGGGCACCCTGGACTCCAGCTTCATCACCCAGATCGACGCCCTGAAGCGCAAGGGCTATCACGTCTACGGTGCCCCGGCGCCCGCCCGGTTCGATCCGCTGGTCCTCAACTTCGAGAACACGTCCGGCAATTTCGACAAGATCATCGCGCAGCCGTACGTGCGGCAGGCGCTGCAACACCTCATCGACCAGCAGGGGTACATCAAGAGCCGGGGCGTTCACAACGGCGCCGCCTCGCCCAACTACAGCACCGGGGGCAGCGGTTCCCCCTACCCGCCCCGGTTCGGCGACAAGGCGCCCTATCCGTACGACCCGGCCGCGGCGAGGAAGCTTCTCACCGACAACGGCTGGACCGTGACGCCGGGCGGCTCCACCGTCTGCGAACACCCCGGCACCGGGGCGGGCGAGTGCGGTGCCGGTATCCCGCGCGGGCAGACCATCGACTTCACGCTCGCGTCCGCGAACACCCCCGCGTACGTCGGCGCCCGGGACACCGCCTTCGCCTCGGAGGCCAAGAAGCTCGGCATCAAGATCACCATCGTGACCAAGTCCCTCAACTACCTCTACACCAACTACGGCAACAGCTTCGCGCCCGCCAACAAGGACAAGTGGGCGACCGAGGACTACGGGCCCCTGTATCTGGCGGCCGGCTACCCGAGCAGCAACACCGTCTTCAACAGCGACGGCAGCTTCAACCTCGGCGGATACCGCAACACCGAGGCGGACCGGCTGATCAACGCCTCGACGTTCGGGGCCGACCCGAAGGTCCTCTCCGACGAGGTCACCTTGCTGTCCAAGGATCTGCCGGTCCTCTTCTTCCCGACCCCGCACACCCTGGTCGTGTGGAAGAAGTCCCTCTCCGGTCCGCCGTCCTCGTTCAACGCGCTGCTCAGCTTCCTGTACACGCCGGAACTGTGGTCCTTCCGCGACTGA
- a CDS encoding prolyl oligopeptidase family serine peptidase: MNVPTRPAYPPARTVDVHEDVAGVRVPDPYRWLEPETEEVRHWQRRQADLATAVSYDGADPAAVRALIEAHERGARPDLPRYAAGRWFRAVTPPGRTAPTVLVADSPLGEGRAVVDLSRFGSGRNPACLSWLMPSPDGRVVALGVCADGSEHNTIRLVDTDSGRVLDGAPPQVLHSAWAGGVSWLPDSSGFYFFALAGPAREFRQATYLHRLDAPSRNGSGGGTTTVEPIPVGAGSREYTLVQVSADGRWAVASHRVGSPVPIAVRDLSRPSTGWRPFLTACAGTVAGHIVGDHYVAVTDVGASRGRVVALPLDADDPNDPAIWAELVPEGDTVLRSLSVVGEHLYLSEFDRTFARVRILDRSGAVTGEVPLPGRGALAAPFFALTGLAAGAPPDDFVFAFSTLTSSWGVYRHRPGEPEVETLAAPAVVLDAELTAAHAVAPDGTAVPYHVVRPAGSDPGRPAPTLICAYGAANVPTLPQYQADLAAFVAAGGVLVQAYLRGGGEFGRDWYLAAHREHKHVRDDDLVAVAEHLIATGLTRADRLALTGGSDGGLMCGVAVTTRPDLWCAVLPRAPLLDLIGGLRDPYLDFVIRKAWADPDDPRQVRRLLGLSPYELVQPGEFPAVYVQAGAADPRCPPSQARKFAARLQAAQRGPAPILLHVFDDAGHGAATSPEVATAQDAEWLAFLIGTLGLAAPA, from the coding sequence GTGAACGTCCCCACCCGTCCCGCCTATCCGCCCGCGCGTACCGTCGACGTCCACGAGGACGTCGCGGGTGTCCGGGTCCCTGACCCCTACCGATGGCTGGAGCCGGAGACCGAGGAGGTACGGCACTGGCAGCGCCGGCAGGCCGACCTCGCGACCGCCGTGAGCTACGACGGGGCGGACCCCGCGGCCGTAAGGGCGCTGATCGAGGCGCATGAGCGCGGCGCCCGGCCCGACCTGCCGCGGTACGCCGCCGGTCGCTGGTTCCGTGCCGTGACCCCGCCCGGTCGCACAGCGCCGACCGTGCTCGTCGCCGACAGTCCGCTCGGCGAGGGGCGCGCCGTGGTCGACCTGTCGCGTTTCGGCAGCGGGCGGAATCCGGCCTGTCTGTCCTGGCTGATGCCGTCACCCGACGGCCGCGTCGTGGCGCTGGGCGTCTGCGCCGACGGCAGTGAGCACAACACCATCCGGCTCGTGGACACCGACTCGGGGCGGGTCCTCGACGGGGCGCCGCCGCAGGTCCTGCACAGCGCGTGGGCCGGCGGGGTCTCGTGGCTGCCCGACAGCAGCGGGTTCTACTTCTTCGCGCTCGCCGGTCCGGCGCGGGAGTTCCGGCAGGCGACCTACCTCCACCGCCTCGACGCGCCGTCGCGGAACGGATCCGGTGGAGGCACGACGACGGTGGAGCCGATCCCCGTCGGCGCGGGCTCCCGCGAGTACACGCTCGTCCAGGTCTCGGCGGACGGCCGCTGGGCGGTCGCGAGCCACCGCGTCGGCAGCCCGGTCCCGATCGCCGTACGCGACCTGTCCCGGCCCAGCACGGGCTGGCGCCCCTTCCTCACCGCGTGCGCGGGGACGGTCGCCGGTCACATCGTCGGGGACCACTACGTCGCGGTGACCGACGTCGGCGCCTCGCGGGGCCGGGTCGTCGCCCTGCCGCTGGACGCCGACGACCCCAACGACCCCGCGATCTGGGCCGAGTTGGTGCCCGAGGGCGACACGGTGCTGCGGTCGCTGTCCGTCGTCGGTGAGCATCTGTACCTGAGCGAGTTCGACCGGACCTTCGCCAGGGTCCGGATCCTCGACCGGTCGGGCGCCGTGACCGGGGAGGTTCCGCTGCCCGGCCGGGGAGCGCTCGCCGCGCCGTTCTTCGCGCTGACCGGTCTGGCGGCAGGAGCCCCGCCGGACGACTTCGTGTTCGCCTTCTCCACCCTGACGAGTTCCTGGGGCGTCTACCGGCACCGGCCCGGCGAGCCGGAGGTGGAGACCCTCGCCGCGCCCGCGGTCGTCCTCGACGCGGAGCTGACGGCGGCCCACGCCGTCGCGCCCGACGGCACGGCCGTCCCCTACCACGTGGTGCGGCCGGCGGGCAGCGACCCGGGGCGGCCGGCACCGACCCTGATCTGCGCCTACGGCGCCGCGAACGTGCCCACGCTGCCGCAGTACCAGGCCGACCTGGCCGCCTTCGTCGCCGCCGGCGGCGTCCTCGTCCAGGCGTATCTGCGCGGCGGCGGCGAGTTCGGCCGGGACTGGTACCTGGCCGCCCACCGGGAGCACAAGCATGTGCGGGACGACGACCTGGTCGCCGTCGCCGAGCACCTGATCGCCACGGGGCTCACCCGGGCCGACCGGCTCGCGCTGACGGGCGGGTCCGACGGCGGCCTCATGTGCGGCGTCGCCGTCACCACACGGCCCGACCTGTGGTGTGCCGTCCTGCCGCGCGCGCCGCTGCTGGACCTCATCGGCGGCCTGCGCGATCCCTACCTCGACTTCGTCATCCGCAAGGCGTGGGCGGACCCGGACGACCCGCGGCAGGTGCGCCGGCTTCTCGGCCTGTCCCCGTACGAGTTGGTGCAGCCCGGGGAGTTCCCCGCGGTGTACGTCCAGGCCGGCGCGGCCGACCCGCGGTGCCCGCCGTCGCAGGCCCGCAAGTTCGCCGCCCGGCTGCAGGCGGCACAGCGCGGGCCGGCCCCGATCCTGCTGCACGTCTTCGACGACGCCGGCCACGGGGCGGCGACCTCGCCCGAGGTCGCGACCGCCCAGGACGCCGAGTGGCTGGCCTTCCTCATCGGCACCCTGGGACTGGCGGCACCGGCCTGA